The following are from one region of the Halogeometricum sp. S3BR5-2 genome:
- a CDS encoding chorismate mutase: protein MTRDTETDAPKNDQLTKRADDMTLDELRGEIADIDREIVELIARRTYVADTVAQVKEERDLPTTDEGQEDVVMDRAGENAERFDVDSNLVKAIFRLLIELNKVEQRESR, encoded by the coding sequence ATGACACGAGACACAGAGACCGACGCGCCGAAGAACGACCAGCTAACGAAGCGAGCCGACGACATGACGCTCGACGAACTCCGCGGGGAGATAGCCGACATCGACCGCGAAATCGTCGAACTCATCGCTCGACGGACGTACGTCGCCGACACGGTGGCGCAGGTGAAAGAGGAGCGCGACCTTCCGACGACCGACGAGGGCCAGGAAGACGTCGTGATGGACCGCGCCGGCGAGAACGCCGAGCGGTTCGACGTGGACTCGAACCTCGTGAAGGCCATCTTCCGGCTGCTCATCGAATTGAACAAGGTCGAGCAGCGCGAAAGCAGGTAG
- a CDS encoding DEAD/DEAH box helicase, whose protein sequence is MGDATAAQGMDAFTALGETVRAALSERGFTTPTEPQRRAIPPIAAGKNALVLAPTGTGKTETAMLPVLDAIVDSDPDEREGISALYITPLRALNRDMRERLDWWGEELDIEVDVRHGDTTQYQRGKQADDPPDVLVTTPETLQAMLTGKKLRKALSDVRHVVVDEVHELASAKRGAQLTIGLERLRALAGPFQRVGLSATVGSPEEVGKFLTGDRPFEVVEVDAGSKVEFTVVHPEITREDQELAGRLASEDEMASHVRVIRDVVRENESTLVFVNTRQTAEALGSRFKTLDAPIEVHHGSLSKDVRIDVEDRFKAGELDALICTSSMELGIDVGRVDHVVQYGSPREVARLLQRVGRAGHRRDQTSRGTVVTSSADDTHEALAIARKAEAGEVEPARIHHASLDTVANQIVGVVMDYGEVSARETYELITAAYPFRDLGEETFREIVRELSGNHLLWMDEEKDVLEKSGGTWQYFYANLSMIPDEETYDVYDMSSRRQIGTLDERFVVNFAEPGASFIQRGEMWRINDIDEDEAEVNVTPIEDPGGEVPSWTGSEIPVPAHVAGEVGEIRETAARQFAAGGERGAVARDFLARYPTDERTVSKSLKPTERQVEAGLPVPTADRLVIEGQGRKVVLNSPYGHRVNETLGRMLAALVGQRTGSSIGIETDAYRVKFEVPPNASVHDFTEVLETTDPDHVEGVLELALKHSESLKFTLAQVAAKFGALKRYQGNKRFGGDRLLAALEDTPVYDEAVREVFHVDLAVPETAELLRRIQDDEVALETARERTPIGIDGRSSGRDLLVPENADASVIQAVRERIRNDRVILLCLHCTDWKTTRKVRRVRDQPECPDCGATRIACLNPWDDETVKAVRAPDPDEEQERLKRRAYQSASLVQSHGHKAVVALAARGVGPQTAARVIGKLREDEDDFYRDILEQERQYARTQSFWD, encoded by the coding sequence ATGGGAGACGCGACGGCCGCGCAGGGTATGGACGCGTTTACGGCGCTCGGCGAGACGGTCCGCGCGGCGCTCTCCGAACGGGGCTTCACGACGCCCACGGAGCCGCAGCGACGGGCGATTCCGCCGATAGCCGCCGGGAAGAACGCCCTCGTCCTCGCCCCGACGGGGACGGGGAAGACGGAGACGGCGATGCTCCCCGTGCTGGACGCCATCGTCGACTCCGACCCCGACGAGCGCGAGGGCATCTCTGCGCTGTACATCACGCCGCTTCGCGCCCTCAACCGCGACATGCGCGAGCGCCTCGACTGGTGGGGCGAGGAACTCGATATCGAAGTCGACGTCCGCCACGGCGACACCACGCAGTATCAGCGGGGAAAGCAGGCGGACGACCCGCCGGACGTGCTGGTGACGACGCCGGAGACGCTGCAGGCGATGCTGACGGGCAAGAAACTCCGGAAGGCGCTCTCGGACGTGCGCCACGTCGTCGTCGACGAGGTGCACGAACTCGCCTCGGCCAAGCGCGGCGCGCAGTTGACTATCGGGTTGGAGCGCCTCCGCGCCCTCGCCGGGCCGTTCCAGCGCGTCGGCCTCTCGGCGACGGTCGGTTCTCCGGAGGAGGTGGGGAAGTTCCTCACCGGCGACCGACCCTTCGAGGTCGTGGAGGTCGACGCCGGGAGCAAGGTGGAGTTCACCGTCGTCCACCCCGAGATAACGCGCGAGGACCAGGAGTTAGCGGGGCGGTTGGCCTCCGAGGACGAGATGGCCAGCCACGTCCGCGTCATCCGCGACGTCGTCCGCGAGAACGAGTCAACGCTGGTCTTCGTCAACACCCGACAGACGGCGGAGGCCCTCGGGTCGCGGTTCAAGACGCTCGACGCGCCGATTGAGGTCCACCACGGGTCGCTCTCGAAGGACGTGCGCATCGACGTGGAGGACCGCTTCAAGGCGGGCGAACTGGACGCCCTCATCTGCACCTCCTCGATGGAACTCGGCATCGACGTGGGGCGGGTGGACCACGTCGTCCAGTACGGCAGTCCGCGCGAGGTGGCCAGACTCCTCCAGCGAGTCGGCCGCGCGGGCCACCGCCGCGACCAGACCTCGCGGGGGACCGTCGTCACCTCCTCCGCGGACGACACCCACGAGGCCCTCGCAATCGCGCGAAAGGCCGAAGCGGGGGAGGTCGAACCCGCGCGCATCCACCACGCCAGCCTCGACACCGTCGCCAACCAAATCGTCGGCGTCGTCATGGATTACGGCGAGGTGTCGGCCCGAGAGACGTACGAACTGATCACCGCCGCGTACCCGTTCCGCGACTTGGGAGAAGAGACGTTCCGCGAGATAGTGCGGGAGCTATCGGGCAACCACCTGCTCTGGATGGACGAGGAGAAGGACGTCCTGGAGAAGTCGGGCGGGACGTGGCAGTACTTCTACGCCAACCTCTCGATGATACCGGACGAGGAGACGTACGACGTCTACGACATGTCTTCCCGGAGACAAATCGGCACGCTCGACGAGCGGTTCGTCGTCAACTTCGCCGAACCGGGGGCGTCGTTCATCCAGCGCGGGGAGATGTGGCGCATCAACGACATCGACGAGGACGAGGCGGAGGTGAACGTCACGCCCATCGAGGACCCCGGCGGCGAGGTGCCGTCGTGGACGGGGTCCGAGATACCCGTCCCCGCGCACGTCGCGGGCGAGGTGGGCGAGATTCGCGAGACCGCCGCGCGGCAGTTCGCGGCGGGCGGGGAGCGAGGCGCCGTCGCCCGCGACTTCCTCGCGCGCTACCCGACGGACGAGCGGACCGTCTCGAAGTCGCTGAAGCCGACGGAGCGACAGGTCGAGGCCGGATTGCCGGTGCCGACGGCGGACCGGTTGGTCATCGAGGGGCAGGGGCGGAAGGTGGTGCTCAACTCCCCGTACGGCCACCGCGTGAACGAGACGCTCGGTCGGATGCTGGCCGCCCTCGTCGGCCAGCGCACCGGCTCTTCGATAGGTATCGAGACGGACGCCTACCGAGTGAAGTTCGAGGTGCCGCCGAACGCCTCCGTCCACGATTTCACGGAGGTGTTGGAGACGACCGACCCCGACCACGTCGAGGGCGTCCTCGAACTCGCCCTGAAGCACTCCGAATCCCTCAAGTTCACCCTCGCGCAGGTGGCCGCGAAGTTCGGCGCGCTGAAGCGCTACCAGGGGAACAAGCGCTTCGGCGGCGACCGACTGCTGGCCGCGTTGGAGGATACGCCCGTCTACGACGAGGCCGTCCGGGAGGTGTTCCACGTCGACCTCGCGGTGCCGGAGACGGCCGAGTTGCTCAGGCGGATTCAGGACGACGAGGTGGCCCTGGAGACGGCGCGCGAACGGACGCCCATCGGCATCGACGGTCGCTCCAGCGGTCGGGACCTGCTCGTCCCCGAGAACGCCGACGCGAGCGTGATTCAGGCCGTCCGCGAACGGATTCGGAACGACCGGGTCATCCTGCTGTGTCTGCACTGCACGGACTGGAAGACGACCAGGAAGGTGCGCCGCGTCCGCGACCAACCGGAGTGTCCCGACTGCGGCGCGACCCGCATCGCCTGTCTGAACCCGTGGGACGACGAGACGGTGAAGGCCGTCCGCGCCCCCGACCCCGACGAGGAACAGGAGCGACTGAAGCGCCGCGCGTACCAGTCGGCGAGTCTGGTCCAGAGCCACGGTCACAAGGCAGTCGTCGCCCTCGCCGCCCGCGGCGTCGGCCCGCAGACGGCCGCGCGCGTCATCGGCAAACTCCGCGAGGACGAGGACGACTTCTACCGCGACATCCTCGAACAGGAGCGGCAGTACGCCCGGACGCAGTCGTTCTGGGACTAG
- a CDS encoding hemolysin family protein, with protein sequence MTAFEMFIRLTAGLLLILANGFFVAIEFALTRARQYSESEFVEPGLERAWEMTQNLEIYLTSCQIGITFSSIAVGIVAEPALTAIFEPLFGGTVLASVGAGAILAFLIVNLVHLTHGEQTPTYLGVERSKLVCRYCATPLYWWTRAIWPVIQFGDGAAKWTLSLFGVEMTGAWLETEADVMEGRAGLYKRFGSALDAGNVSAERRQEVMNALAVGDIPVEGIMVPREEIVALSTENTPEENLALVEKHSHSRYPLVGEDVDDFRGIVYLPAITNNFEGLVSGDIDIEDLAESPMTLPAEEGVSDAIDRFQAENQELAFVTEEGRVVGLLTSTDAFEEVMGDLEDPIDERAERARRGAGPTGT encoded by the coding sequence ATGACTGCGTTCGAGATGTTCATCAGGCTCACCGCCGGTCTGTTGCTCATTCTCGCCAACGGGTTCTTCGTCGCCATCGAGTTCGCGCTGACGCGCGCCCGACAGTACTCCGAATCGGAGTTCGTGGAGCCCGGTCTCGAACGCGCCTGGGAGATGACGCAGAACTTGGAGATCTACCTGACCAGCTGTCAGATAGGGATTACGTTCTCGAGCATCGCGGTCGGTATCGTCGCCGAACCCGCGCTCACGGCTATCTTCGAGCCGCTGTTCGGCGGGACGGTTCTCGCATCCGTCGGCGCGGGAGCCATCCTCGCGTTTCTCATCGTCAACCTCGTCCATCTCACCCACGGCGAGCAGACCCCTACCTACCTCGGCGTCGAGCGCTCGAAACTGGTCTGTCGGTACTGCGCGACGCCGCTGTACTGGTGGACGCGAGCCATCTGGCCGGTTATCCAGTTCGGAGACGGAGCGGCGAAGTGGACTCTCTCGCTGTTCGGCGTCGAGATGACCGGCGCGTGGCTCGAAACCGAAGCCGACGTCATGGAGGGGCGCGCGGGTCTCTACAAGCGCTTCGGCTCGGCTCTCGACGCCGGAAACGTCTCCGCGGAACGCCGGCAGGAAGTGATGAACGCGCTGGCCGTCGGCGACATCCCGGTCGAGGGGATCATGGTCCCGCGCGAGGAGATCGTCGCGCTCTCGACCGAGAACACCCCCGAGGAGAACCTCGCGCTCGTCGAGAAACACTCCCACTCTCGCTACCCGCTGGTCGGCGAGGACGTGGACGACTTCCGCGGCATCGTCTATCTCCCGGCGATCACGAACAACTTCGAGGGCCTCGTGAGCGGCGATATCGACATCGAAGACCTCGCCGAATCGCCGATGACGCTGCCGGCCGAGGAAGGAGTCAGCGACGCCATCGACCGCTTCCAGGCGGAAAATCAGGAGCTCGCCTTCGTCACCGAGGAGGGCAGGGTCGTCGGCCTCCTGACCTCGACGGACGCCTTCGAGGAGGTCATGGGCGACCTCGAAGACCCGATAGACGAGCGAGCGGAGCGCGCGCGTCGCGGGGCTGGACCCACTGGGACCTGA
- a CDS encoding DUF5796 family protein, with translation MSARNDVAPSTLGVELLDHGVQVEYLDGRTTLYRGVPEAVTGTLTTAPGRETHVLVTDPTETEGVMMYVNDLKTDDDILEASGVGRVVLGADEEEELFPGVRVRRTKSMRTEIEADPEVARGRVFVFEEDDWAETSYEFVTESENEDEGESE, from the coding sequence ATGAGCGCGCGAAACGACGTGGCGCCGAGCACCCTCGGCGTCGAACTGCTCGACCACGGCGTGCAGGTCGAGTACCTCGACGGCCGGACGACCCTCTACCGCGGCGTGCCGGAGGCGGTCACCGGGACGCTCACCACCGCCCCCGGACGGGAGACGCACGTCCTCGTGACCGACCCCACGGAGACGGAGGGCGTGATGATGTACGTGAACGACCTGAAGACCGACGACGACATCCTCGAAGCCAGCGGCGTCGGTCGGGTCGTCCTCGGCGCCGACGAGGAGGAGGAACTGTTCCCGGGCGTCCGCGTCCGCCGGACGAAGAGCATGCGCACCGAAATCGAGGCCGACCCGGAGGTGGCCCGCGGCCGCGTGTTCGTCTTCGAGGAAGACGACTGGGCGGAGACCTCCTACGAGTTCGTGACCGAGAGCGAGAACGAGGACGAGGGCGAGAGCGAGTGA
- a CDS encoding class I SAM-dependent methyltransferase, translating to MPDDALGTAMWDFLHGEYDGSCVHVDPETGETWDANVEQFYFAPYARWPAETRAFVDGLATPLLDVGCGAGNYARVVSLRGRVAAFDASPLAVRTARARGVDAFVADMFDPPVRESRFETALVNGTQATLARSDAELRDFLRELARVTTATGEARVDSYDPERVGESHGHAPTEADGVGRRRFRVEYRKRDLVGPRLEFRTVSPARLRAVCEETPWTVAETTYPGEFGYYRARLEK from the coding sequence ATGCCGGACGACGCCCTCGGCACGGCGATGTGGGATTTCCTACACGGCGAATACGACGGGTCGTGCGTCCACGTCGACCCGGAGACGGGAGAGACGTGGGACGCGAACGTCGAGCAGTTCTACTTCGCGCCGTACGCCCGGTGGCCCGCGGAGACGAGAGCGTTCGTCGACGGACTGGCGACGCCGCTCCTCGACGTGGGGTGCGGCGCGGGTAACTACGCGCGCGTCGTCTCCCTCCGCGGCCGCGTCGCCGCCTTCGACGCGAGTCCGCTGGCCGTGCGAACGGCGCGCGCACGCGGCGTCGACGCCTTCGTCGCGGACATGTTCGACCCGCCCGTGCGCGAGAGTCGGTTCGAGACGGCGCTGGTGAACGGTACGCAGGCGACGCTGGCACGGTCCGACGCCGAACTCCGCGACTTCCTCCGCGAACTCGCGCGGGTCACGACGGCGACGGGCGAAGCGCGAGTCGATTCGTACGACCCCGAACGAGTCGGGGAGTCGCACGGGCACGCTCCGACCGAAGCGGACGGCGTCGGCCGCCGGCGGTTCCGCGTGGAGTACCGGAAACGCGACCTGGTCGGGCCGCGCTTGGAGTTCCGGACGGTTTCGCCCGCGAGACTTCGGGCCGTCTGCGAGGAGACGCCGTGGACCGTCGCGGAGACGACGTACCCCGGAGAGTTCGGTTACTACCGGGCGCGACTGGAGAAGTGA
- a CDS encoding shikimate kinase: MHGRAVALGAGTILNALSTGFGSAFAIDAETSATVELDESGTVTGSVAEDVDADTRLIERCVELAVERYGEGQEEYGGTVRTESDVPMAAGLKSSSAAANAAVLATADALGADPDRTEACRLGVRAARDAGVTVTGAFDDASASMLGGATVTNNDGDELLSRDPVEWDVLVWTPEERAYSADADAEACASVAPMAELVAELALEGRYAEAMTVNGLAFSAALGFSADPAVEAMPHAAGVSLSGTGPSVVAVADREADGDPLGRVRDQWTERDGETWRTTTRNDGARVL, from the coding sequence ATGCACGGCCGCGCAGTCGCGCTGGGAGCGGGGACGATTCTGAACGCCCTCTCGACGGGGTTCGGGTCGGCCTTCGCCATCGACGCCGAGACGAGCGCCACCGTCGAACTCGACGAGTCGGGGACGGTCACCGGGTCCGTCGCGGAGGACGTCGACGCCGACACGCGCCTCATCGAGCGGTGCGTCGAACTCGCGGTCGAGCGGTACGGCGAGGGGCAAGAGGAGTACGGCGGAACGGTCCGCACGGAGAGCGACGTGCCGATGGCCGCCGGTCTGAAGAGTTCCAGCGCCGCCGCGAACGCCGCGGTGCTGGCGACGGCGGACGCCCTCGGCGCGGACCCCGACCGGACGGAGGCGTGCCGACTCGGCGTGCGGGCCGCCCGCGACGCCGGCGTCACGGTGACGGGCGCGTTCGACGACGCCTCCGCGTCGATGCTCGGCGGCGCGACGGTGACGAACAACGACGGGGACGAACTGCTCTCGCGGGACCCCGTCGAGTGGGACGTGCTCGTCTGGACGCCCGAGGAGCGCGCCTACAGCGCCGACGCGGACGCGGAGGCCTGCGCGAGCGTCGCCCCGATGGCCGAACTCGTCGCCGAACTAGCGTTAGAAGGGCGGTACGCCGAGGCGATGACGGTCAACGGCCTCGCGTTCTCGGCGGCGCTCGGATTCTCCGCCGACCCCGCCGTTGAGGCGATGCCCCACGCCGCGGGCGTCTCCCTCTCCGGCACCGGTCCGAGCGTCGTCGCCGTCGCGGACCGAGAGGCCGACGGCGACCCGTTGGGACGAGTCCGCGACCAGTGGACGGAGCGAGACGGCGAGACGTGGCGGACCACGACCCGGAACGACGGAGCACGCGTACTATGA
- a CDS encoding LysE family translocator, translated as MQRTLSEGRLSGFASGLGAASADAVYGAIAGFGITVLSSLLLDHRTGIRVGGGLLLLYLGVRSFRAEPAETAVSTADVRGLLGDYGSTFLLTITNPVTVIAFVGIFAGLGVGVSGDYSDATALVGGVFLGSSLWWLALSAGVSRFRSRFTRSVMRRVSQLAGAVLVGFGLLAIWGVL; from the coding sequence ATCCAGCGAACGCTCTCTGAGGGGCGGCTCTCGGGCTTCGCCAGCGGACTCGGAGCCGCGTCCGCGGACGCCGTATACGGGGCGATTGCGGGCTTCGGAATCACGGTGCTGTCGTCGCTCCTGCTCGACCACCGGACGGGTATTCGGGTCGGTGGTGGACTTCTCCTCTTGTATCTCGGCGTGCGGTCGTTCCGCGCCGAACCGGCGGAGACGGCGGTTTCAACCGCTGACGTGCGGGGTCTCCTCGGAGACTACGGTTCGACGTTCCTCCTGACGATAACGAACCCGGTGACCGTCATCGCTTTCGTCGGCATCTTCGCCGGATTGGGCGTCGGCGTGTCGGGGGACTACTCCGACGCCACCGCGTTGGTCGGCGGCGTCTTCCTCGGCTCTTCGCTCTGGTGGCTCGCCCTGAGTGCCGGCGTGAGCCGCTTCCGTTCCCGGTTCACGCGCTCGGTCATGCGTCGAGTGAGCCAACTGGCGGGTGCAGTCCTCGTCGGGTTCGGGTTACTCGCCATCTGGGGCGTCCTCTAA
- a CDS encoding DUF7128 family protein: MVSTTERDGTTWYRCEECEMLFDAESDAKTHEENCDGEDDSPSYLQ; this comes from the coding sequence ATGGTCTCCACGACGGAGAGGGACGGAACGACCTGGTACCGCTGTGAGGAGTGCGAGATGCTGTTCGACGCGGAGTCCGACGCGAAGACGCACGAGGAGAACTGCGACGGCGAGGACGACAGCCCGTCGTACCTGCAGTAG
- a CDS encoding hemolysin family protein, producing the protein MQAPEILLRLVAGAALILANGFFVTIEFALTRARQYPESEFMEAGLERAWEMTEELEIYLTGCQVGITACSIGLGIVAEPALAAMFEPVFGGTVLASIGAGVILAYIVVSLVHKIYGEQAPTYLGVERSKQVCRYCATPLYWFTWVIRPILRVGDWVAKWTLSLFGVEMTGAWLESEGEEIEGRTDLHRELGSILDDSEIPEERRQEVMNALAVEEIPVRDSMVPREEIAALSTENTPEENLAVIEEHPYLRFPLVGEDVDDFRGIVYLAAITNQFEAFKNGDIDIEDLAESPMTLPADEEISDAIDRFQTEDQELALVTEEGRVVGLLTSTDAFEEVMGGLEDPIDVYQRERPAGDASGLDSRSDPA; encoded by the coding sequence ATGCAAGCGCCCGAAATACTTCTCCGTCTCGTCGCGGGTGCCGCGTTAATTCTCGCCAACGGGTTCTTCGTCACCATCGAGTTCGCGCTGACCCGCGCGCGGCAGTATCCCGAATCGGAGTTCATGGAGGCCGGTCTCGAACGCGCCTGGGAGATGACCGAGGAACTCGAAATCTATCTCACCGGCTGTCAGGTCGGCATCACCGCCTGCAGCATCGGACTCGGTATCGTCGCCGAACCCGCGCTCGCAGCGATGTTCGAGCCGGTGTTCGGCGGGACGGTTCTCGCGTCCATCGGTGCGGGCGTGATTCTGGCGTACATCGTCGTGAGCCTGGTACACAAGATATACGGCGAACAGGCCCCCACCTACCTCGGCGTCGAGCGCTCGAAACAGGTCTGTCGGTACTGCGCGACGCCGCTGTACTGGTTCACGTGGGTCATTCGACCGATTCTCCGCGTCGGCGACTGGGTGGCGAAGTGGACCCTCTCGCTGTTCGGCGTCGAGATGACCGGCGCGTGGCTCGAATCCGAGGGCGAGGAAATCGAGGGGCGGACGGACCTCCACCGAGAGCTCGGTTCGATACTCGACGACAGCGAGATTCCCGAAGAGCGCCGTCAGGAAGTGATGAACGCGTTGGCGGTCGAGGAAATCCCCGTCCGTGACAGCATGGTGCCGCGCGAGGAAATCGCCGCGCTCTCGACCGAGAACACTCCCGAGGAGAACCTCGCGGTTATCGAGGAGCACCCGTATCTCCGCTTTCCGCTGGTCGGCGAGGACGTAGACGACTTCCGCGGTATCGTGTACCTCGCGGCCATCACGAACCAGTTCGAGGCGTTCAAAAACGGTGATATCGACATCGAAGACCTCGCCGAGTCGCCGATGACGCTACCGGCCGACGAGGAGATCAGCGACGCCATCGACCGCTTCCAGACGGAGGACCAGGAACTCGCGCTCGTCACCGAGGAGGGCAGGGTCGTCGGTCTACTCACCTCGACGGACGCCTTCGAGGAGGTCATGGGCGGACTCGAGGACCCCATCGACGTCTACCAGCGCGAACGACCCGCGGGCGACGCGTCTGGGCTGGACTCTCGAAGCGACCCGGCTTGA
- a CDS encoding DUF7508 domain-containing protein — translation MALRKRWKPLERKTVGSAPDAYGVVEFGDDDGEVLRAAAGFLPDELREELSYGEAARVRWERAQSRDHAERLLEEL, via the coding sequence ATGGCGCTCCGAAAGCGCTGGAAACCGCTCGAACGGAAGACCGTCGGGTCGGCCCCGGACGCCTACGGCGTCGTCGAGTTCGGGGACGACGACGGTGAGGTGCTCCGCGCCGCCGCGGGCTTCCTCCCCGACGAACTCCGCGAGGAACTCTCCTACGGGGAGGCCGCGCGGGTGCGCTGGGAGCGAGCGCAGTCGCGCGACCACGCCGAGCGACTGCTCGAAGAGTTGTAG
- a CDS encoding CDC48 family AAA ATPase, with protein MPDDEGLELTVRGAEKRDAGRGIARLPESARQRLGVLSGDTVVVEGGRETVAKVWPAGGGTPDGVVLVDADTRANADAKIGETVRIRKVDVDDARSVTLSMPDDVAFTDDNRAVELIKRAIQDRPIQSGGQIRFETLSSDPFVVEETSPDGMVRVTASTKLRLSKQGTVSRVVTSVSGGDEEESDKPTGVTYEDIGGLDEELDLVREMIELPLSEPEVFAHLGVDPPKGVLLHGPPGTGKTLIAKAVATEVDATFITISGPEIMSKYKGESEEKLREKFEEARDNAPAIVFFDEIDSIAGKREDGGDVENRVVGQLLSLMDGLAARGDVIVIGATNRVDSLDPALRRGGRFDREIEIGVPNEQGRREILEVHTRRMPLAEGVDVDRLAARTHGFVGADLESLSKEAAMTALRRARRGGGEKVEFSELEVTREDFETAMASVEPSAMREYVAEAPTTTFDDVGGLEEAKRTLERSVTWPLTYAPLFEAANTTPPSGVLLHGPPGTGKTLLARAIAGESGVNFIHVAGPELLDRYVGESEKSVREVFERARQAAPAIVFFDEIDAIATNRDSAGSDSGVGERVVSQLLTELDRLADNPNVVVLSATNRKDALDPALLRPGRLESHVLVPAPDVDARRAILGVHTREKPLADGVDLDELAAHMDGLSGADIQAVCREATMRAIEEVAEAYDGEEANDHADEIRITQAHFDAALDVVRGAAEE; from the coding sequence ATGCCAGACGACGAGGGCCTCGAACTCACCGTCCGCGGCGCGGAGAAGCGAGACGCCGGCCGCGGCATCGCCCGCCTCCCCGAGTCCGCGCGCCAGCGTCTCGGCGTCCTCAGCGGCGACACCGTCGTCGTCGAGGGCGGCCGCGAGACGGTGGCGAAGGTGTGGCCCGCCGGCGGCGGCACGCCGGACGGCGTCGTCCTCGTCGACGCCGACACGCGGGCGAACGCCGACGCGAAGATAGGCGAGACGGTTCGGATTCGGAAAGTGGACGTCGACGACGCCCGGTCGGTGACGCTGTCGATGCCCGACGACGTGGCGTTCACCGACGACAACCGGGCGGTCGAACTCATCAAGCGGGCGATACAGGACCGGCCCATCCAGTCGGGCGGGCAGATACGCTTCGAGACGCTGAGTTCGGACCCGTTCGTCGTCGAGGAGACGAGTCCCGACGGGATGGTCCGCGTCACCGCCTCCACGAAGCTCAGACTCTCGAAGCAGGGAACCGTCAGCCGCGTCGTCACCAGCGTCTCCGGCGGCGACGAGGAGGAATCCGACAAGCCGACCGGCGTCACCTACGAGGACATCGGCGGCCTCGACGAGGAGTTGGACCTCGTCCGCGAGATGATAGAGCTCCCCCTCTCCGAACCCGAGGTGTTCGCCCACCTCGGCGTCGACCCGCCGAAGGGCGTGCTCCTGCACGGCCCGCCCGGGACGGGCAAGACGCTCATCGCGAAGGCCGTCGCCACCGAGGTGGACGCGACGTTCATCACCATCTCCGGTCCGGAGATCATGTCGAAGTACAAGGGCGAATCCGAGGAGAAACTCAGAGAGAAGTTCGAGGAGGCCAGGGACAACGCGCCCGCCATCGTCTTCTTCGACGAGATAGACTCCATCGCGGGCAAGCGCGAGGACGGCGGCGACGTGGAGAACCGGGTCGTCGGCCAACTGCTCTCGCTCATGGACGGTCTGGCCGCCCGCGGCGACGTCATCGTCATCGGCGCCACGAACCGGGTGGACTCCTTGGACCCCGCCCTCCGCCGCGGCGGCCGGTTCGACCGCGAGATAGAGATAGGGGTTCCGAACGAGCAGGGCCGCCGCGAGATTCTGGAGGTCCACACCCGGCGGATGCCGCTCGCGGAGGGCGTGGACGTGGACAGACTGGCCGCGCGAACCCACGGCTTCGTCGGCGCCGACCTGGAGTCGCTGTCGAAGGAGGCGGCGATGACCGCCCTGCGGCGCGCCCGCCGCGGCGGCGGCGAGAAAGTCGAGTTCTCGGAGTTGGAGGTGACCCGCGAGGACTTCGAGACGGCGATGGCGAGCGTCGAACCCTCCGCGATGCGTGAGTACGTCGCCGAGGCGCCGACGACGACGTTCGACGACGTGGGCGGGTTGGAAGAGGCGAAGCGCACCCTCGAACGGAGCGTGACGTGGCCGCTGACCTACGCGCCCCTGTTCGAGGCGGCGAACACGACGCCGCCCTCGGGGGTCCTCCTGCACGGCCCGCCGGGGACGGGCAAGACGCTCCTCGCGCGGGCCATCGCGGGCGAGAGCGGCGTGAACTTCATCCACGTCGCCGGCCCCGAACTCCTGGACAGATACGTCGGCGAGTCCGAGAAATCCGTGCGGGAGGTGTTCGAGCGCGCGCGGCAGGCCGCCCCGGCTATCGTCTTCTTCGACGAGATAGACGCCATCGCGACCAACCGCGACTCGGCGGGGTCCGATTCGGGCGTCGGCGAACGCGTCGTCTCGCAGCTCCTGACCGAGTTGGACCGTCTGGCGGACAACCCCAACGTCGTCGTCCTCTCGGCGACGAACAGGAAAGACGCCCTCGACCCCGCTCTCCTCAGACCCGGTCGGCTGGAGTCGCACGTCCTCGTTCCCGCGCCCGACGTGGACGCCCGGCGGGCCATCCTCGGCGTCCACACCCGCGAGAAACCGCTCGCCGACGGCGTGGACCTGGACGAACTCGCGGCGCACATGGACGGTCTCTCCGGCGCCGACATCCAGGCCGTCTGCCGCGAGGCGACGATGCGCGCCATCGAGGAGGTGGCGGAGGCCTACGACGGCGAGGAGGCGAACGACCACGCCGACGAGATTCGCATCACGCAGGCGCATTTCGACGCCGCTCTCGACGTTGTCCGCGGCGCCGCCGAGGAGTAG